One window of Dendropsophus ebraccatus isolate aDenEbr1 chromosome 13, aDenEbr1.pat, whole genome shotgun sequence genomic DNA carries:
- the PSMC1 gene encoding 26S proteasome regulatory subunit 4, whose amino-acid sequence MGQSQSGGHGPGGGKKDDKDKKKKYEPPVPTRVGKKKKKTKGPDAASKLPLVTPHTQCRLKLLKLERIKDYLLMEEEFIRNQEQMKPLEEKQEEERSKVDDLRGTPMSVGTLEEIIDDNHAIVSTSVGSEHYVSILSFVDKDLLEPGCSVLLNHKVHAVIGVLMDDTDPLVTVMKVEKAPQETYADIGGLDNQIQEIKESVELPLTHPEYYEEMGIKPPKGVILYGPPGTGKTLLAKAVANQTSATFLRVVGSELIQKYLGDGPKLVRELFRVAEEHAPSIVFIDEIDAIGTKRYDSNSGGEREIQRTMLELLNQLDGFDSRGDVKVIMATNRIETLDPALIRPGRIDRKIEFPLPDEKTKKRIFQIHTSRMTLADDVTLDDLIMAKDDLSGADIKAICTEAGLMALRERRMKVTNEDFKKSKENVLYKKQEGTPEGLYL is encoded by the exons ATG GGTCAGAGTCAGAGCGGAGGACATGGACCTGGAGGAGGGAAGAAGGATGACAAG GACAAGAAGAAGAAGTATGAGCCGCCCGTCCCCACAAGGgtaggaaagaagaaaaagaagaccaAGGGTCCCGATGCTGCCAGTAAACTCCCGCTGG TcacccctcacacacagtgcAGGCTGAAGCTGCTGAAGCTGGAGAGAATAAAGGACTATCTCCTCATGGAGGAAGAGTTCATCAGAAACCAGGAGCAGATGAAACCCCTGGAGGAGAAGCAGGAG GAGGAGAGATCTAAGGTAGACGACCTGCGAGGGACGCCCATGTCGGTGGGAACCTTGGAGGAAATCATTGATGATAACCACGCCATTGTCTCCACGTCGGTGGGATCCGAGCATTATGTCAGCATCCTCTCCTTTGTGGATAAAGATCTGCTGGAGCCTGGATGTTCTGTCTTACTAAACCACAAG GTTCACGCTGTTATCGGGGTCCTCATGGATGACACAGACCCTCTGGTGACTGTGATGAAAGTGGAGAAAGCTCCTCAGGAGACGTACGCCGATATCGGAGGACTGGACAACCAGATCCAGGAAATCAAG GAGTCTGTGGAGCTTCCCCTTACCCATCCAGAGTACTATGAAGAGATGGGCATTAAACCACCCAAAGGTGTCATCCTCTATGGCCCGCCTGGCACAG GTAAAACCCTTCTGGCCAAAGCCGTAGCCAACCAGACATCTGCCACCTTCCTGAGGGTGGTGGGCTCAGAGCTAATCCAGAAATACCTGGGGGATGGTCCCAAGCTGGTCCGGGAGCTGTTCAGGGTGGCTGAAGAACACGCACCATCCATAGTGTTTATCGATGAGATTGACGCCATCGGCACAAAGAG ATATGACTCCAACTCTGGTGGTGAGCGGGAGATTCAGAGGACCATGTTGGAGCTGCTCAACCAGCTGGACGGGTTTGATTCTCGGGGGGACGTGAAAGTCATTATGGCCACAAACAGAATAGAAACTCTGGATCCGGCGTTAATAAGACCAG GTCGTATCGACAGAAAGATTGAATTCCCTCTACCAGATGAAAAGACCAAGAAGAGAATCTTCCAGATCCACACGAGCCGCATGACGCTGGCGGATGATGTCACGCTGGATGACTTAATCATGGCAAAAGACGACCTGTCTGGAGCGGATATAAAG GCTATATGTACAGAGGCCGGGCTGATGGCGCTCCGGGAGCGGAGGATGAAAGTCACCAATGAAGATTTTAAGAAATCTAAAGAGAACGTCCTGTACAAGAAACAAGAAGGCACGCCGGAGgggctctacctgtaa